ctAATCACACAGGGTACAGAATCAggtacagggttcaaatgatgaGCAAAACTAAAACAGACAAACAtacagatacatgtttttcatcagACAGCAGCGATGTACTCTTTTACCGAGATTAATAAATATCCCTAACAGCTTATATGATCAAATCCTCTCCTTTCATTTCAACTCcgacttttacttttactaccTTATACATGACGTTtatctagataaatagatagaaacagacagacatacagacatagacatatagaaatatagatacAGACAGTCCCACAAGGGCTGGACAATATGATCATGATTTTTCAAGATGTGTAAAATGTACCcttgatacatgtaatcacagactaaaaaaatCAGtggcaacagattcttaaaatctACTATCCAGATACTCTCTCAGATAATCTAATTACACCAGTCTGATTACACTGTTTATAATGAAACTTGCAGCTGATCAACAAGCAACAacaatgctaacagcttcttccccagagctgtagcgctcctcaaccacagtgaacacctcccactgtaaacctcaaaacatacaactgaactgtaccaaaccggactgaacagctattttgcactctgcctatttgcacactgtacagatgttctcttctgtaaatatcagctctttactttctgtaaatatcagctctttattacctttagtactttttactttatcccctaccctatttattgtttagtgtcattttcctttagtttaaggctgtgttctgtgttttttgttacttgtcaagtatgtgtaacatacttggtgaaataaagagattctgattctaaacaagatcctcaatatgcttagataAACATAgagtatcacaataacaaaattaatcacgatacaaaaaaatattttatcaaATTGACCAGCcctaatttatatatttatatttatatatatatatatatatatatatatatatatatatatatatatatatatatatatacagtcatgcccgaaagtattcatacccctgtcaaagtttgacttaaatttacttttatttaaccagaagttatatttttgcctggaaatgacacaggcatctcccaggagataacacgatgatgtacaagaggcatcattgtgggaaaaaatatttctcagcttttatacacatttgaacaaaaagtggcatgtccaaaattattcatacccttctcaataattaatagaaaagcctttattggctattacagcaatcaaacgcttcctgtaattgctgaccagctttttgcatgtctccactggtatttttgcccattcatctttagtgatgagctccaactctttgaggttcgagggtctccttgccatcaccctgatctttagctccctccacagattctcaattggattcaagtcaggactctggctgggccactgcaaaacattaatgtttttgtctgctaaccatttcttcaccactttggctgtgtgttttgggtcgttgtcgtgctgaaatgtccaccggttcccaaggccaagtttctctgcagactgcctgatgttgttgttgagaatcttgatgtattgctcttttttcatggtgccatttactgcaatcaagttccctggtccattggctgaaaaacacccccaaaacattaggttcccaccaccatgtttgacagtggggatggtgttcttagggttgaaggcttctccttttttacgccaaatggtgcacacatcattgtggccaaacaattcaatttttgtttcatctgaccataaaacagaacaccaagtcttcttctttgtccagatgagcatttgcaaaggtcaagcgggcatttgtgtgccttttctggagaagtggtgtcctccttggcctgcgtccgtggaacccagcagtgtgcagtgtccgttgaactgtctgccttgagatgtcgccaccagcagagtccagattcaccaggatggccttggtggtgatccttggatttttcttcacctctctcactattctcctggccagcacaggtgtcacttttggcttcctaccacatcttctgagattttccacagtgcggaacttcttgtattttttaataatactttgcactgtagccactggaacttgaaaacattttgatatggctttatagccctttcctgacttgtgagcggccacaatgcacagccgcaggtccttagtgagctcctttgtcttagccatgactgtccacaaaccaactgcagagagctgctgtttttctcctgttgagttgattaaaacagctgttcccaatgaatcagggtaattaggatgctttataacagcttggactatttggaatggtatagaactttggattttcccatatactgtgacagttttcaaagggtatgaataattttggacatgccactttttgttcaaatgtgtataaaagctgagaaatactttttcccacaatgatgcctcttgtacatcatcgtgttatctcctgggagatgcctgtgtcgtttcaaggcaaaaatataacttctggttaaataaaagtaaatttaagtcaaactttgccaggggtatgaatactttcgggcatgactgtatatatatatatatatatatatatatatatatatatatatatatatatatacacacacacacacacacacacacctaatttatatatatatatatatatatatatatatatatatatatatatatatatatacacacacacacatacacacacacatatatatatatatatatatagatatatatacacacacacacacacacacacacacacctaatttatatatatatatatatatatatatatatatatatatatatatacacacacacatacacacacacatatatatatatatatatatatatatatatatatagatagatatatatacacacacacacacacgcatacacatatatagatacatatacacatatacatacacacacacacacatatatatatattagatagatacacacacacacacacacacacacacatatatatatagatagatagatagatagatacacagacatgtaaacagacagacagtctgtTTTTTTCCCACATGTTTAGGGAAACATTTTAACCAATAGTTGTAAGTTTTGATAGCTAACCAACTCAATCGGGGTGGACCAGAAGGTGAGCTTTTAGAGCCATGTTTATATTCCTCCAAACGATTTTCCATTAAGCTAAATACAGTAGTGTCTCCCTGCACTTGCTTGTTGGGGGAACTGTTCCCGCAGCTTAGCCTACCTCTACTTCTGGAGTCTGTAGGTGGGCTAGCGCTAGCTGACTTAGCTGGCTACAGTACTCATGTCACTATGTTGACATGTCATGTGCTCTAAAAAATACTTACACCACTCCCATTACAGTGATCACTGTCCTCCTGATCAGACCCAGCTTCTGTATCTTCAGATTTGAGAGGGACGTGCTGGTTGTTTTCCTCCATTATGAGCTCCTTCACCCCGCTGgtctcagctcagctcagctcagcgcTCGGGAGGGGAACTCATGGCTGTTTGGCGCGTTCTGCTGATATCCCCCCGCAGCAGCCTCACGCCTACACTACACTACCCACCGCACGGACAGCAAGCAGAGCCAATGCGTATAGCTACAAATCTTATGCTGGTATAAAAGTCAATCTGTGCTTCACTCCAACTGAAGGAAAAATAAAACCTTAAACAACAGCGGAAAACGCCAAGTTTAAGGGAGCCCTGAGCAAAGAGATGCCGTTACTGACCGCACATGCTCTtccttttcaaaataaaagcccgtGTCCGGCAGTAGGGTCTCTGGATAGTCGTACCTAATGCCAATTAAACGATTCCCACAACTCTGAACGTTAAATTAATAGATGAAATAAATATAACACAATCTCCATGGCATCGAATTAAATGAAATGTGTCCGTAACCGTGACTTTTATTATAgcaaaaatactaaatattatCTAGCTAGCAACCTCCAGGGCTAAATATGAGGGGAGGTGGGACAGTCACCCCACAGCACCCCCCCCCACttcaaataataaatagatataaatatataaaatataaacatataactCACAAGACTGCCCACTCTCACTTTACATCCCCCTTTGAAGAtctgttgttttattgttttgattCAAACGCTTTTCTACAAACTGTTGCAGTTAATTAGGGAAATTAATCAATaatgaatataattaataataagaatGGAATAATTaagaataataatgaataatgaatataatTACTACTATTTAAGTGTTTtccaaaacttttatttttttcacttgCCACATCAGATATGATCACGGTCACAGCTTACAACAAATGTATCCAAATTGAAAAGGTTATCATACATATTGATGCAAAAATGTAGACCTGAATTGTTGTAATGGGATACATTTACCTCCTCATAATGAACTGGGCAAACGGTCACACCAAAAAACTATAATAGAAAATCTTGTCATGATGGCATGACCATGATTCTGTAGAGAACTATGACAACTCAAAAGACCACTTAAATAGTTCTTCAGATACAAGAAGATCCGTAGATGGTTTTTGGAGAACCTTAAAAAGGTTCCAgtatcaggttttttttttttttttttttaggttttaggtAACTGATCTGGGCTGATCTGGTCTGCTCCACTGCTAGAGAGAGTGTTCACAGCGATGCTCGCTTTACCATTTGAAATCACCTTTATTccaagatgcttttgggaaacccaacCCTGGAACCTCCACCTTACTGACCCACAATAGTCCTGTAGTCCTACGTTTTTGGCATGAAACTGGTAATACAAACTGTAAATGTGGATATACAGACGATTACATTTTACTCAAACCAACGAAAGTACAAAAAATGCTGTGTTATGTTGTCCACACAACACAACTTTTCTTACTCAGGTCATAAACATCAACACCATCTTCATTCACTGAAAATAACAGGCGTTCTATTTTAATCGTTCTTTTTAGCTGTTAACAGGTGAGGTAGGTCAACGAGAGTCATCGGCTCTTCGCACTGTAAATGATCTcaaacatgtatttataatatttatataaaaagaaaGATAATTCAACTTTGTTACATATTTTTAAACTCTTGATGGATTAAAGCAGACTCAATAAGAtcagtcagtcatttttaaacatcattctttattcaaattcattcattaataacagaaaaataaaacactaaaacGCATCAACCGAACAACATCCCAAAAAAGACACTATTTACAAAAGGATTCTGAAATGCACAAAATATCCAAGAAAAATGGAACAAAACCCTAAAATGTCAAAACTGTGgcttttaaaacactgcaatTGGTATCTGAATCAAAGTGCATCCCTTCACCAGAACTAAGTGAAATACGATTCAGAACAGCACAACACGGTGAGTTGAATGTTTTGTGCTTAAAGGAAGACTGGCCTAGACTTTCAACTAAAACGGCGAATAAGAAGGACAGATTTCCTCAATGTCCCTCAAACAAAAGGACACAATTCTTGCACACtaaacagacaaacatgaaGAGTCAGTGTCAGACATTGCATCGGCTGCTGTACCCATCAAACAAATTACAAACTGTTGCGAAACAGAGAGGGTTATGCAACCGAGCATACAAACCCCTGCTCAAACACTCCCGATTCAGATCTGTGAATTACCATTTCTAGTGTGTTTGAGGAGAAAACATTGTGGGGGACAGTGGACCTCCAGAACCAGAACTGGGGACCCTAGACTCTCAGTCTTGGTAGGAAATAGAGTTGAAGTCTAAAAAGACTCTTCACACATTTCCACACATATAAAGTGAACATGTGACTTAACGGTCCATGGAAACGTTGAATAGACACACATTCATTAAACGCAGCAGCAGAACAGGATGGACCAATCCCAACTCCATTACACTCCTGGAAGAAAGCTGATATACATTGAAACATACATTAAttatcatttcattttaaacacaTACAAGCTGTCTTGCAACTTGCCTTTAAACTGAGGGTATTTTCCCAGAAAATGACAGACTGGTATTGCACTGTGTTAACAAAATAAATAGCTTGATCTACTGAAAGTGTCGTTAATATTTTTCATTCTCATATTCACACACTCCATTAATACATTCTCAAAAACGACCTGATCTTCACATTGGTTTTGATAATGATCTCGGAGACAGCTTAAAGGGATACCTATACAAGTGAGCACTTGGATAATAACCTGATGTTGGCTGGCATTCATAAGCAAAAGCACGTTTTCCCCATGCTTTTTTTGAAAAGGAGGAGTCAGTAATATGGGCCAAGATCCTCATACCCAGCATAGCTCGGCCACTCTGCGAAAATCCCATGGGAACATCTGGGGCTTCCATATCTGTCGAAGTGAATGTCCCAGTCGCTGACACCATAGCGCTGGTGGGCAGTGCTTAAGTCACTCGAACTCTTCTTCAGTGATGAGTGGATGATTCTATAATTCTCCCCTCGGTTGCTATCCCAGTATGTGACACCGTTCACCACATAGAAGACAGCAAACTCGATTCGTTCGTGTGGCGGCATCTGCTCGGGTAAGTCCACCTCAAAAGAGAAGGTGTCCCGGTCAGAGCCAATGTAAGTGTCCTTAACATACTGACAATCGATGTCCGTGTGACTCTTCCACGTGTTGAACGTGATGCGCACTTTCACGGACTTCTCAAAGGACACGTTTTTGACTTTGACGGTGCCTGCCACGGCTCTATCCTTCAGCATGCAGTTCTCTAAGCAGACCAGGTCTTCCTCTAGACGCTGACGAAATCGCAAGTATTCTGCAGACGGCTGGGCAAAGTCAAGGACTAGCTTGTTCTCCTCTTCTGCGATGCAAAGCGTAGAGGCAAACAGCTCCTGGATGCTCAGTGGGACATCAATGGGGTCGTCAAATTCAGAGAAGATCTTCACCACTGTGAGGGCCAAACCCTTGTTGTCGGCGAAAGACACCTGCTTCTTGGCCTTGCTGTGCTCCTTCAAAGACTCGTTCACCCCGCTTCGGTCTGACTGCTGGACAGGCGAGTGGAAGTTGAGCGGAGGAACAGAGCTCTGGTGCAGGCATGGCCGTAGAGGTCTCTTGTACTTTGAAGCCTTTCTGTTTTGGAACTCTTCATTTGTAAGGAAAAGAGGCATAGCCAATTCAACTGGCATGATGAGAACTGTCGTAAGAGCCACATGCACTGCAAGAGAAGAAATAATGCAATCATTACACGCTGTTTGAAAGTAATACCACAAGGTTATGGGAAGGGTAAACTTCAAATAGTCTATATACATGTCCTTAACATGAGGGTGAAGACAAGCACTTCTGATGCAATCTGTTAAACATTAAGTCAAGCCTgttaaatctaaatctaatgGCTAATCTAAAAGCTAATGGCAAGTAGGTCAGAAGCACTTTAGGTCAGACAGGTCTGCATCAGCCTGAACGCTCAGGTTGGCCAGAAATTGACTgtggtgggggaaaaaaaggccgGGGAAAAGATAAGAAAGTGAGATGTTTAGCACTCTCTGCTGTTGGCACCGTGTTATGACAGCATGTATGAGCCCCGAGTTACTGCTGGGTCATTAAAAAAGATGTCCAGAAAGATGCCACAGAAAgaaaacatatataatacaaatatatataaataaagtttatcctgcttttatagGAGTTACGTCCTACCATCCAATGAAGGCTTTCCATTTGCATTGCTGtgcagatttgattgcattcagtgacaagagcattagagaggtcagAATGCTgtatggtggttggtgtggcgcaacagataacaccactacctgccagtgagctaccacaccatgtgggagactggggttcgattcccggtctgggtgactgtgctgcgctacaccaataagagtccttgggcaagactcctaaaactacattggcccacctctgtaataccaatAACCTTGTTAAataactctggataagagcgtcagctaaatatcattaatgtaaatgtaaatgtatgatcaccaccccacctcatccccatagTATTGGCtagagcaccaccattccaaagaacacaatCCCActgctcaacgctggggggctttaaagcGCTCTAGGCATTAGGTGTggcaccaataggttcatgtttatctgttctagAGAGTTCTTTATTccattagcagtacttctctgcagggacttgactagctgtgtgtgcgcatttgcacatccgtgtcagcaatgggtgcagcttaaaatcGCCTGAATGCATgaattagcaggggtgtccaggGCTTTTAGGTTAAATCTAGTTAAAGATAAGATGATTATCTATGAAGCATCTACAAAGCAATATACGGTATATCTTGTACATCTTTCTTTTAGCACCGACGTAAgaatttgattattttattaattttgttaaGAAAGATCATGATGAACATTGGGGACAGTTCATAGATAACATTTTATATGAGGTGCCTGGTATTTCTGATCT
This sequence is a window from Salminus brasiliensis chromosome 18, fSalBra1.hap2, whole genome shotgun sequence. Protein-coding genes within it:
- the ppp1r3b gene encoding protein phosphatase 1 regulatory subunit 3B, whose amino-acid sequence is MPVELAMPLFLTNEEFQNRKASKYKRPLRPCLHQSSVPPLNFHSPVQQSDRSGVNESLKEHSKAKKQVSFADNKGLALTVVKIFSEFDDPIDVPLSIQELFASTLCIAEEENKLVLDFAQPSAEYLRFRQRLEEDLVCLENCMLKDRAVAGTVKVKNVSFEKSVKVRITFNTWKSHTDIDCQYVKDTYIGSDRDTFSFEVDLPEQMPPHERIEFAVFYVVNGVTYWDSNRGENYRIIHSSLKKSSSDLSTAHQRYGVSDWDIHFDRYGSPRCSHGIFAEWPSYAGYEDLGPYY